CGTAAGATAACATCGCAGCGCCAACGAGAAAGCCTGTGGACAGTTGTCCACAGGCTTCCGGAAGGCTTCTGAATTCGGCGCGATGCGTTACTTGGCGCGGTTGAAGCGGTCTTCGGCCGTCTTCCAGTTCACCACGTTCCAGAACGCGGCGGCGTAGTCGGGGCGCTTGTTCTGGTACTTCAGGTAATAGGCGTGTTCCCACACGTCCAGGCCGATGATCGGGAAGGCGCCTTCCATCAGGGGGCTGTCCTGATTGGCGGTGCTGGTGACCTCGACCTTGTCGCCCTTCTTCACCAGCCATGCCCAGCCGGAGCCGAAGCGCGTCTTGGCGGCGGTCTCGAACTTTTCCTTAAAGGCGGCGAAGCCACCGAACGTGCTGTCGATGGCGGCCTTCAGGTTGCCGACGGGCGCGCCGCCGAAGGACTTATCGCCCTTCTCACCGGGGCCGAGGATTTCCCAGAAGAGCGCGTGGTTGTGCGCGCCACCGCCATGGTTGCGGACGATCGTCTTCACGTCGTCGGGGGCCATGGCGCAGTTATTGGCGAGCACCTCGTGCAGCGGCTTGCCATCGAGCTGCGGGGCCCTGGCGAGCATGCCGTTGTAGGTGTCGACGTAGGTCTTGTAGTGCTTGCCGTGGTGGATCTCCATCGTCGTCTTGTCGATGTGGGGTTCCAACGCGTCGGGCGAGTAAGGCAGCGGCTTGAAATCGATCGGCATGGCGGGTCTCCTTCGGGGTCCTGTGTAGGTCTCTTACGCGCCGAAGGATAGGACGATTGATGAGGGCGGTCAACGGTGTAACGTAGGGGCGGGCCTCCGTGCCCGCCCTGCTTTGATTGCACCGGACCAGCAGAAGGGCGGGCACGGAGGCCCGCCCCTACGCGACGCCCGAATGCATCCGCGGGCCCGTCGATTGGCGGGCGATGATGGCGGCTTCGGCGTCAAGCATTTCGTCCCAGCGCTTGGCGACCTGCGGCGCGGGCAGGATCTGCTCGGCGAGCTGGATGAAGGTGAGGTAGTGGCCGTGCTCGCTGGCCCACAGGCCGCTGTACATCTTCTTGAATTCCTTGTCCGTACACGCGCCGGCGAGGATGTTGAACCGCTCGCACGAGCGGGCCTCGATGAGGGCAGAGATCATCAACCGATCGACCAGTTCTTCCGATCCCTTGCCGCGGCGGACGAGCCTGTGAAGGTCGGCGGCGTACGGGTTGGCGTGTTGCTTGGTGAGCCGGCCGCCCCGCCGGGCGAGCAGGCGCGAGACGAACGCGAGGTGTTCGACCTCGTCGCGCGAGACGGCCGTCATGGCGGCGACCCAGTTCTCGGGCGGGTTGGGCTCGGGCCAGCGCGTCAGCAGCTCCAACGCGTTCGTCGCGGCCTTCTTTTCCAGATGCGCATGGTCGTTCAGCAGTTCCAACGGCTGTTCCAACACGGCGGCGGCCCACGGTTCGGGCGTGAGGTAACGCAAAGGCAGGTCGGCTTCGGGCATGACTTAAGAT
This region of Tepidisphaeraceae bacterium genomic DNA includes:
- a CDS encoding superoxide dismutase, translated to MPIDFKPLPYSPDALEPHIDKTTMEIHHGKHYKTYVDTYNGMLARAPQLDGKPLHEVLANNCAMAPDDVKTIVRNHGGGAHNHALFWEILGPGEKGDKSFGGAPVGNLKAAIDSTFGGFAAFKEKFETAAKTRFGSGWAWLVKKGDKVEVTSTANQDSPLMEGAFPIIGLDVWEHAYYLKYQNKRPDYAAAFWNVVNWKTAEDRFNRAK
- a CDS encoding tRNA-(ms[2]io[6]A)-hydroxylase; the encoded protein is MPEADLPLRYLTPEPWAAAVLEQPLELLNDHAHLEKKAATNALELLTRWPEPNPPENWVAAMTAVSRDEVEHLAFVSRLLARRGGRLTKQHANPYAADLHRLVRRGKGSEELVDRLMISALIEARSCERFNILAGACTDKEFKKMYSGLWASEHGHYLTFIQLAEQILPAPQVAKRWDEMLDAEAAIIARQSTGPRMHSGVA